From Astyanax mexicanus isolate ESR-SI-001 chromosome 13, AstMex3_surface, whole genome shotgun sequence, the proteins below share one genomic window:
- the si:ch73-290k24.6 gene encoding uncharacterized protein si:ch73-290k24.6, whose translation MEYHSTGTLPVLGRPRYCPGANSASSYICQNGHCCGETGCCTYYYELWWFWLLWSVLILFSCCCAYRHRQAKQRVQQQQRQREINLMAYHGACSYPSSMLDLSFLASLKLPSYEEVAAQPSTPPPPYSSVAYPRGSSHPGPSHMLSSQSSDNYTSCSCDSCCPSSPCSSSPSSAQLTDETDTSHTSTPSHSEAPPINSAPEFAQSSAATESHGETVSTPPHSFHEAGANPVLSRAEGMEAELSDSASLDCNGNRTVKTVKTVTTVETVKTVKISQTIYSSNNNKINAEETTTCNETPNNTTHTAITTHTSANNTSANSAENCNVINVVQTSNSTSPTSPISTDLHLVQPPSNTTQSVAPASQPSLTVPTPSSPSLSPSPVSLTSPSTPSLPPLLFPLSDPLGALSQQQSSPTNSPPAPPPPPPQSPPRPVLFSPDFLEPERRDSAVCDLDVDQTHFQQRRLTGDSGIEVCRCRIDREGDEDEEDEERGDPLEVGATAVPISIDSLHDSADCLIRAQLAPPPAAGEGLGEWPDTCSSAPSAPAKAEAVVIAMESI comes from the exons ATGGAGTACCACAGCACGGGGACCCTGCCGGTCCTGGGCAGACCCCGCTACTGTCCTGGAGCCAACAGTGCCAGCAGCTACATCTGCCAGAACGGCCACTGCTGCGGAGAGACCGGCTGCTGCACCTACTACTACGAGCTGTGGT GGTTTTGGTTGTTATGGAGCGTGCTGATCCTGTTCAGCTGTTGCTGTGCTTATCGGCACAGGCAGGCTAAGCAGcgagtgcagcagcagcagcggcagagaGAGATCAACCTGATGGCCTACCACGGAGCCTGCAGCTACCCATCCTCCATGCTGGACCTCA GTTTCCTCGCCTCGCTCAAACTGCCGTCCTATGAAGAAGTAGCAGCCCAGCCCAGCACCCCGCCCCCACCCTACAGCTCGGTAGCGTACCCGCGAGGCTCCTCCCACCCCGGCCCGAGTCACATGCTGTCCTCCCAGAGCTCCGACAACTACACCAGCTGCTCCTGTGACTCCTGCTGTCCATCATCCCCCTGTAGCTCCTCCCCTTCCTCTGCCCAGCTCACGGACGAGACCGACACTAGCCACACCTCCACACCTTCCCACAGCGAAGCTCCGCCCATCAACTCCGCCCCTGAATTCGCCCAATCGAGTGCAGCCACGGAGAGCCACGGCGAGACTGTTTCCACTCCGCCCCACTCGTTCCACGAGGCTGGAGCCAATCCGGTGCTGAGCAGGGCAGAGGGAATGGAGGCGGAGCTGTCGGACTCCGCCTCTTTAGACTGCAATGGCAACAGGACCGTTAAAACCGTTAAAACAGTTACAACGGTTGAAAccgttaaaacagttaaaatcagTCAAACCATttacagcagcaacaacaacaagaTCAATGCAGAGGAGACCACAACGTGTAATGAAACCCCCAACAACACAACTCACACTGCTATCACCACTCACACTAGTGCAAATAACACTAGTGCAAATAGTGCTGAAAACTGTAACGTTATCAACGTGGTTCAGACTTCTAACAGCACCAGCCCGACCAGTCCCATCTCCACAGACCTGCACCTTGTTCAGCCACCCAGCAACACAACCCAAAGTGTTGCTCCAGCCTCCCAGCCGTCTCTCACCGTCCCCACCCCGTCCTCTCCTTCACTGTCTCCTTCTCCCGTCTCCCTTACGTCCCCCTCTACTCCTTCACTCCCTCCTCTGTTATTCCCCCTCTCCGATCCTCTGGGGGCGCTCTCACAGCAGCAGAGCTCCCCAACCAACAGCCCTCCCGCTCCTCCCCCGCCGCCGCCTCAGTCTCCTCCCAGACCTGTGCTCTTCTCCCCGGACTTCCTGGAACCGGAGCGCCGGGATTCGGCCGTCTGCGACCTGGACGTGGACCAGACGCACTTCCAGCAGCGCCGCCTGACCGGAGACTCCGGAATCGAGGTGTGCCGCTGTCGCATCGACCGAGAGGGGGACGAGGACGAGGAAGACGAGGAACGGGGGGATCCTTTGGAGGTGGGGGCGACCGCTGTGCCGATATCGATCGATAGCCTACACGACAGTGCCGACTGCCTGATCCGAGCCCAGCTGGCTCCGCCTCCTGCTGCAGGGGAGGGGTTGGGGGAGTGGCCGGACACGTGCAGCTCCGCCCCCTCTGCGCCGGCGAAGGCTGAAGCGGTGGTCATAGCCATGGAGAGCatttga